The DNA region GCCCTGGCCCTGCTGGGAGCGGCCGACACCCTCTACTTTCACGAGTGGCGGGCGCGGCTTCCCGGCCTGGGCCGGAGCGCGGGCTCGGAGCTCCGCCTGCACGCGTTCCGCGACTTCGTCTATGCCATCCTCTTCAGCACGCTGCCCTGGATAGTCTGGCAGGGCGCGTGGGCGGCGGCGCTGGCCGCCCTGCTGCTCACCGAGGTCGTGCTCACGCTCTGGGACTTCGTGGTGGAAGACTGGATCCGCAAGCCCCTGGGCGGCGTCTACCCGGGGGAGCGGGTGATGCACGCCGTCATGGGCATCGTCTACGGGGCGATGCTGGCTTTCCTCTTGCCCACGCTGTGGACGTGGTGGAACGCGCCCACCCGCCTGCTGCTGACGCCCGCGCCCGTCCTGCCCGTGGTGCGCTGGTTCATGCTGCTGATGGCGGCGGGAGTCTTCCTCTCCGGGGTGCGCGACCTGTGCGCCTCCTGCGAGGTGCCGGGCAGCGCCTGGCCCTGGCGCCGCGGCTCCTCTCACACGGCGGTGTGAACCGCGTCACTGCATTTCCGCTCGGGCTTTGCCGAGAATCATGACTGGGAAGCGTGGGAGGATCGTGTGGGGGATCCTCCTGTCCTTCGGCTTCCCGCAGGAGGCTCCAACCCATGAAGCTTCATACCGCCACCCGCAACGTCGGCGATGTGGCCGTGGTGGACTGCCGCGGACGGATCATCTTCGGGGACGAGACCGCGGAGTTGCGCCAACTGGTGAGGAACCTGATCGGCCTGTCGCCCCGCATCGTCCTCGACCTGACCCAGGTCGACCACATCGACAGCAACGGCATCGGCACGCTGGTAGGCCTGCATGTCGCGGCGAGAAACGCGAACGGGGTCATCAAGCTGGCCGGCCTGGCGACCAAAGTCAAGAATGTGATGGACATTACGCGCGTGGGCACCATCTTCGAGACCTACGACACGGTCGAGGAGGCGGTGGCCAGCTTTGCCGCGCCGCCGGTAGCCAAGGCCGGCTAGGGTCTCAGCGCTTCAGCTTGGCCATCTCCGCGTCGGCGTCGGGCAGGAAGTAGCCCACCACGATGCCCATGGCGCCCTCGGGAATGGCCTGCCCCGTGGGATTCTCGTACTTCGCGGAGACGGTCAGCACCTGCCCCCGAGCCAGGGGATAGCCGCCGCGGTCGAAGAAGAGCTTGATGGGCGTGGAGAGCAGGTGGCCGTGCTTGTCGGTGGTGGCGGGCAGGTCGGCGATCGTGTCCTGGCTGCTATCGTCGGCCAGGGTGAGGCCCTTGCCGTAGTCGTGCAGGTGGCCTCCTACCCCCAGGAGTTTTCCGGAGAAGCTCAAGGTGAAGCTGCCGGTGTGGACGTTCACACCCGGCGGCAGGTCGTAGGCGGAGTCGCCGCACGCCTGCACGTCGAACCAGGCGGGATAGACGCTGGCCAGTTGCGCCTCGGCCGCCGTCTTGTACTCCACCCGTACCTCCAGGTACACGGCGGGATAGCTGGTGTCGGTGGGATTGTGGAACATGCTGGTGATGCGGATCTTGTCGCCGGGATGCACGCGATAGCCGACCCCGGGCTGCGCCGGCCAGTCGTTTATCTCGCTGCCCGCGCCGAAGATGTGCTCCAGCTTGTTGGGGCAGAGGAAGTCGGAGCGCCCGGTGTTCCAGAAGGCTACGTGGTGCAGCATGCGCCCGGTTAGGGTGGTGCCGGCGGCGTCCACCAGCCGGGGATGGTAGGCGGTGAGCCAGCCCTCGAAGGGGATCTCCAGGATCATGGGTGCGGGCTGCGCCACCGCCATGTGGCCGGCGTGGGCGGGCAGGTCCAGCGGCCCCAGGCGCACGCTCAGGACCTCGCTGCCGGCGTCGTCGACTACTTCCAGGTGGGCGGTGGTGGAGACCGGCATGGCCATGGGGTGGTGCTGGGCGGCGGCGCCCCCGGCCAGCAGCGTCACGACGAGAAGGAGGATGGCAGAGTTCTTCATGGGGGCCTCTTGAAGCAGGCGCGCGCGTCAGCGTCTGCCTTGCAGGATGGTGAGGATCTCCTTGAGTCCCTGGCGCACGTGCTTCAGGCCGTCGCGCGTGGCCGGGGCGGGGGCGAAGGGCAGGGCGGGCTGCAGCTTCCCGCTCTTGATCTCGGAACGCAAGTGCTGGCGCGCGCCCGCGATGGTGAAGCCTTCCTCGTAGAGCAGGCGTTTGATGCGCAGGGCGTTCTCCACCTCGCGGCGGCGGTACATGCGCTGCCCGGTGTCGCTCTTGCCGGGGCGCAGTTGCGGGAACTCCGTCTCCCAGAAGCGCAGCACGTAGGCGGGCAAGCGGCACAGCCGAGCCACCTCCCCGATACGGAAGTAGAGCTTGTCGGGGATGACGACCTCGCCGGTCTTCTTCGCGGAAGCTGGTTTGCGGCGGCTCATGCCCAGAGTCTGCAGAAGGGCGCAGCGCGATAGTACGGCGGGACCCGGCGAGCGTCAATAGCGGGCAAGCAAAAGGCCCCCGCGGTGGGCGGGGGCCGGTCTCAGCGAGGACTCGCCTCGCTCAGTGCTTTTTCTTCTTCGCCTTTTTCTTCTTCTTCTTCATCATGAGCGTTTCCTCCGTTTGGATTCTGTTTCTCCCTTGTGCGACCTCACCCCATGCCGGGGACATCGTGAGATCGTAGTCACGATATTGCGGTGGTGGTGCGGGCGTGTCAATCGCTATTTGAGCAGGCGAGGTGACAGAAGGGTTTCGGCCTCGCGGGCTGTCGCGTGACGCCGCGATGTCGTACACTCGGGGGCCGCGACCGGAGACACCATGCGCCGCGACCCCGTCGAGCTCGAGATCTTCAAGAACATCTTCCACTCCATCGCCGAGGAGATGGGAGCGTCGCTGCGCCGCACCGCCTTCTCCCCCAACATCAAGGAGCGGCGCGACTACTCCTGCGCCGTCTTCGACGCCGCCGGCGAGGTGATCGCCATGGGCGACCACATGCCCGTGCACCTGGGCTCCATGCCCATGTCGGTGCGCGCCGCCATCGCGCGCCTGCGCCTGGAGCCCGGCGATGTGGCCATGCTCAACGACCCCTTCTGCGGCGGCACGCATCTGCCCGACATCACCCTGGTGGCGCCGGTGTTCC from Terriglobales bacterium includes:
- a CDS encoding MerR family transcriptional regulator; its protein translation is MSRRKPASAKKTGEVVIPDKLYFRIGEVARLCRLPAYVLRFWETEFPQLRPGKSDTGQRMYRRREVENALRIKRLLYEEGFTIAGARQHLRSEIKSGKLQPALPFAPAPATRDGLKHVRQGLKEILTILQGRR
- a CDS encoding STAS domain-containing protein, with the protein product MKLHTATRNVGDVAVVDCRGRIIFGDETAELRQLVRNLIGLSPRIVLDLTQVDHIDSNGIGTLVGLHVAARNANGVIKLAGLATKVKNVMDITRVGTIFETYDTVEEAVASFAAPPVAKAG